A genomic segment from Aliidongia dinghuensis encodes:
- a CDS encoding SOS response-associated peptidase, which translates to MGVTARALHEPQGDLELELSARDERKGWVVRLHPQTGARHLDELEFGLLPHNTGSPTTAPRPRNARAETVAELPMFADAFQRRRAIVPVDVYFQRRSIGSPPQRFAISRANGQTMAFAGLWESYRWPNGLITRTYCIITTAANAMISEFHDRMPVILEKADCPIWLGERPGDPSSLLRPASPGLLQCRQVGGRKGRAR; encoded by the coding sequence ATGGGCGTGACAGCGCGAGCTTTGCACGAGCCGCAGGGCGATCTTGAGCTGGAGCTGAGCGCACGCGACGAGCGGAAAGGCTGGGTCGTTCGCCTGCATCCACAGACCGGCGCCCGGCATCTCGACGAACTCGAATTTGGGCTGCTGCCGCACAACACGGGCAGCCCGACCACGGCGCCGCGCCCGAGAAACGCCCGCGCCGAAACCGTCGCCGAGCTTCCGATGTTCGCCGACGCCTTTCAGCGGCGCCGGGCGATCGTTCCGGTCGATGTCTATTTTCAGAGGCGGTCGATCGGCTCGCCGCCGCAGCGGTTCGCCATTTCTCGGGCGAATGGGCAGACCATGGCCTTCGCGGGTTTGTGGGAGTCGTACCGTTGGCCGAACGGGCTCATCACGCGGACCTACTGCATCATCACGACAGCCGCGAACGCCATGATCTCGGAATTCCATGACCGGATGCCGGTCATCCTGGAGAAAGCCGATTGCCCGATCTGGCTCGGTGAGCGTCCTGGCGATCCGTCGTCTCTCCTCCGTCCGGCGAGTCCAGGGCTGCTCCAGTGCCGTCAGGTCGGCGGCCGGAAGGGGCGGGCTCGATAG
- a CDS encoding ImuA family protein: MKDVRQQALLAELRARVRAQEMNARRDGPVPTLPFGVPELDAVLPSGGLMLGAVHEVLSGGPDLTHATAAVIFVAGILARTCGTVIWAFGRRDLFAPALAGVGLHPDRVIYVEAGDSKGALLVMEEALRYAGLAGVVGEIEGKVDLTGSRRLQLAAEGSGGLGLMIRRPRRRGDDITAEPTAARTRWSISAIPSPPALEWSPDVPGVGPARWRLDLVRCRGGEPKSFIVGACDETGRLGLPAGLADRQGSPNQPQLAVG, encoded by the coding sequence ATGAAGGACGTTCGGCAGCAAGCCCTGCTGGCGGAGCTACGCGCTCGCGTCAGAGCCCAGGAGATGAACGCACGGCGGGATGGGCCGGTGCCGACGCTCCCATTCGGCGTTCCGGAGCTTGATGCTGTCCTACCGTCCGGCGGGCTGATGTTGGGCGCAGTTCACGAGGTGCTGAGCGGTGGCCCCGATCTCACGCACGCGACGGCGGCCGTGATCTTCGTCGCCGGCATCCTGGCCCGGACCTGCGGAACGGTGATTTGGGCCTTCGGCCGACGTGACCTTTTCGCGCCGGCCCTCGCTGGAGTCGGCCTTCACCCCGATCGCGTCATCTACGTCGAGGCCGGCGATAGCAAAGGTGCACTCCTCGTCATGGAGGAGGCCCTTCGATATGCCGGGCTCGCTGGAGTTGTGGGCGAGATCGAAGGAAAGGTCGATCTCACCGGGAGCCGCCGCCTGCAGCTCGCGGCTGAAGGCTCCGGCGGCCTCGGCCTCATGATTCGCCGGCCGCGACGTCGCGGCGACGACATTACGGCAGAACCGACGGCCGCTCGGACACGATGGTCGATTTCAGCGATCCCATCACCTCCGGCACTCGAATGGTCACCGGATGTGCCGGGTGTCGGACCTGCACGGTGGCGCCTCGACCTTGTCCGTTGCCGGGGTGGCGAGCCGAAGAGCTTTATCGTTGGAGCGTGTGATGAGACGGGTCGTCTCGGTCTTCCTGCCGGCCTGGCCGATCGACAGGGTTCGCCGAACCAACCGCAGCTTGCCGTCGGCTGA
- a CDS encoding Y-family DNA polymerase, which translates to MAAVNGAAQAEGLRPGLTVAHAQMLVPEFTVIDADPTADLAGLTRLAVWCQQHYAPLTSPDPPDGLWIDATGCTHLWRDERAMLTDLRQRLWQAGISARVAIADTPAAAHAMARFQLEAECVVPAGEGAAICLGLPVAALRLSADTVAGLRRLGFDTIGALMRAPRAQMALRFGDEPVRRLDQLTGRLFEPIDPILAPERLRRRASFVEPISTAPAIETAIDHLVRQLADDLRRRGLGACALDLVVERVDGVRQAHRVGLAQPSRDASHLRKLLVMRIEKIDPGFGIDAISLAVAMQAPLSAALSASLVDRELAGRDLAPLIDSLGNRFGEDRLFRAALVESDVPERSWRAIPSLSRPTGVSWPADLPRPARLLTPPELVETTALLPDYPPAFFVWRHDRHKTIRVDGPERIHGEWWRSDREIETVRDYFRIEDEAGQRFWLFRSGISNDARWFLHGLFG; encoded by the coding sequence GTGGCGGCCGTCAATGGGGCTGCCCAGGCCGAAGGGCTGAGACCTGGCCTGACGGTGGCGCACGCCCAAATGCTCGTCCCGGAATTCACCGTGATCGACGCAGACCCAACCGCCGATCTGGCCGGCCTGACGCGGCTGGCCGTCTGGTGCCAGCAGCATTATGCACCGCTCACGTCTCCCGACCCGCCCGATGGCTTGTGGATCGATGCCACCGGTTGCACGCACCTGTGGCGTGACGAGCGGGCCATGCTCACCGACCTGCGACAGCGCTTGTGGCAGGCCGGGATCTCCGCACGGGTTGCCATCGCCGACACGCCTGCCGCCGCCCATGCGATGGCCAGGTTCCAGCTGGAAGCGGAATGCGTCGTGCCTGCCGGCGAAGGGGCCGCCATATGTCTCGGGTTGCCAGTCGCGGCGCTCAGGCTTTCGGCGGACACCGTCGCTGGACTACGCCGATTGGGCTTCGACACGATCGGCGCGCTCATGCGCGCCCCCAGAGCCCAGATGGCTCTTCGCTTCGGCGACGAGCCCGTGCGTCGCCTCGATCAGCTGACCGGCCGGCTCTTCGAACCGATCGACCCGATCCTTGCACCGGAGCGCCTACGACGGCGGGCGTCGTTTGTGGAACCGATCTCGACGGCGCCCGCGATCGAGACGGCAATCGATCATCTGGTCCGCCAGCTCGCCGACGATCTGCGGCGCAGAGGGCTCGGAGCCTGCGCGCTCGACCTCGTGGTCGAACGCGTCGATGGCGTTCGGCAGGCTCACCGGGTCGGTCTGGCTCAGCCCTCACGAGACGCATCCCATCTGCGCAAGCTCCTGGTGATGCGGATCGAGAAGATCGACCCCGGATTCGGGATCGACGCGATCAGCTTGGCGGTCGCCATGCAGGCGCCCTTGTCGGCGGCTCTATCCGCCTCCCTAGTCGATCGGGAACTGGCCGGCCGGGATCTCGCACCCTTGATCGACAGTCTCGGCAATCGGTTCGGCGAAGACCGGCTGTTCAGAGCCGCGCTCGTCGAAAGCGACGTCCCCGAACGGTCCTGGCGAGCGATCCCGTCGCTGTCTCGGCCGACCGGCGTGTCATGGCCGGCCGACCTGCCGCGCCCGGCCCGGCTGCTGACGCCGCCCGAACTGGTCGAGACGACGGCGTTGCTACCCGACTATCCGCCCGCCTTCTTCGTCTGGCGCCACGATCGACATAAGACGATCCGGGTAGATGGACCCGAGCGCATTCACGGCGAGTGGTGGCGGTCGGATCGTGAGATTGAAACGGTCCGAGACTATTTCCGGATCGAGGATGAGGCCGGCCAACGTTTCTGGCTGTTCCGGAGCGGCATCTCGAATGACGCCCGTTGGTTCCTGCACGGGCTGTTCGGCTGA